A single genomic interval of Adhaeribacter pallidiroseus harbors:
- the hemF gene encoding oxygen-dependent coproporphyrinogen oxidase: MKKRVEAWIREFQDRLCRALEECDGQALFQEDNWQHETGGGGRSRVIQNGAIFEKGGVNFSAVSGEMPQAAAAKLLMPDNRYFATGVSVVLHPSNPMIPITHMNVRYLEAGNGEAWFGGGIDLTPIYVDVVQGRYFHAQLKKVCDQHHPDFYSRFKQWADDYFYLPHRHETRGIGGVFFDRLTPAGDMDIDQLFALVQDVADVFAPTYTHIINQNRHLTYTDQQKEWQLLRRGRYVEFNLVHDRGTKFGLETGGRVESILMSLPTYASWRYNYKPEPGSPEEKTQQFLKKGIDWVK; encoded by the coding sequence ATGAAAAAAAGAGTAGAAGCCTGGATTCGGGAATTTCAGGACCGGTTGTGTCGCGCATTAGAAGAATGTGATGGCCAGGCACTTTTTCAGGAAGATAATTGGCAACACGAAACTGGCGGCGGGGGACGGTCGCGGGTTATTCAAAACGGAGCCATTTTCGAAAAAGGTGGGGTAAACTTCTCGGCAGTTTCCGGCGAAATGCCCCAAGCCGCCGCGGCTAAGTTACTAATGCCCGATAACCGGTATTTTGCCACCGGCGTTTCGGTAGTATTACACCCTAGCAATCCCATGATTCCGATTACGCACATGAACGTTCGTTATCTGGAAGCCGGCAATGGCGAAGCTTGGTTTGGTGGCGGCATTGATCTCACGCCGATTTACGTGGATGTAGTCCAAGGCCGCTATTTTCATGCACAACTTAAAAAAGTGTGCGACCAGCATCATCCGGATTTCTACTCCCGGTTTAAACAATGGGCCGATGATTACTTTTACTTGCCGCATCGCCACGAAACCCGGGGCATCGGGGGGGTTTTCTTCGACCGGCTTACCCCGGCTGGAGACATGGACATAGATCAACTATTTGCTTTGGTGCAGGATGTGGCCGACGTATTTGCCCCTACTTACACCCACATTATAAATCAAAATCGTCATTTAACTTACACGGATCAGCAAAAAGAATGGCAATTGCTGCGCCGGGGCCGCTACGTAGAATTTAATCTGGTCCATGACCGGGGCACCAAGTTCGGCCTGGAAACGGGCGGACGGGTAGAATCTATTCTTATGAGTTTGCCTACTTACGCTTCTTGGCGCTATAATTACAAACCCGAACCCGGCAGCCCCGAAGAAAAAACCCAGCAATTTTTAAAAAAAGGCATTGATTGGGTGAAGTGA
- a CDS encoding phosphatase PAP2 family protein produces MLEKIKQLDQEWFLTINGYHSSFWDPIMVAISDRLFWIPFYLILAAYLIYRHRRQSILMFLAIGLALLAADGISSRFIKPYFARLRPCHDATLSETINIVGGCGGKFGFLSSHAANTFAIAMLFALMLPDRYRYFKIFAFIWAVAISYSRVYLGVHFPGDVLGGAVLGIVLGLIFGFLFRKLLVRHPYFTR; encoded by the coding sequence GTGCTGGAAAAAATTAAACAACTTGACCAGGAATGGTTCTTGACGATTAATGGCTACCATTCCAGTTTTTGGGACCCTATTATGGTGGCTATTTCGGACCGACTGTTCTGGATTCCTTTTTATTTAATTTTAGCTGCCTATTTAATTTACCGGCACCGGCGGCAGAGTATCCTGATGTTTTTGGCTATAGGTTTAGCATTACTCGCCGCCGATGGTATTTCATCACGCTTTATTAAGCCGTATTTTGCCCGATTGCGGCCCTGCCACGATGCTACTTTATCCGAAACCATTAATATTGTAGGGGGTTGCGGGGGTAAGTTCGGCTTTTTATCGTCGCACGCGGCTAATACGTTTGCCATTGCCATGCTGTTCGCGCTCATGCTGCCGGATCGATACCGTTATTTTAAAATTTTTGCCTTTATCTGGGCGGTAGCCATCTCGTATAGTCGCGTTTACTTGGGGGTGCATTTTCCCGGGGATGTACTGGGTGGAGCCGTTTTGGGCATTGTACTGGGTCTTATATTCGGCTTTTTATTCCGCAAGCTCCTGGTGCGTCATCCTTATTTTACCAGGTAA
- a CDS encoding GNAT family N-acetyltransferase has product MNTNFYVSTEKTKLDKNVIIDFLQNKSYWAKTRSRETIETSIENSFCFGIYTLKNKQVGFARVITDFGVFSWLLDVFILEEYQNKGLGNFLLQEIMAHPDLQAIKRWGLGTKDAHGLYERFGFTALSDPGIMMEKINK; this is encoded by the coding sequence ATGAATACCAATTTTTACGTATCAACAGAAAAAACTAAGTTAGACAAAAATGTAATAATTGATTTTCTGCAAAATAAATCATACTGGGCAAAAACAAGAAGTAGAGAAACGATAGAGACGTCCATTGAAAACTCGTTTTGTTTTGGCATATATACTTTAAAAAATAAACAAGTTGGTTTTGCCCGGGTAATAACTGACTTTGGCGTTTTTTCCTGGCTATTGGATGTGTTTATTCTGGAGGAATATCAAAATAAAGGTTTAGGAAATTTTTTGCTGCAGGAAATAATGGCGCACCCTGATTTACAAGCAATTAAAAGATGGGGTTTAGGAACAAAAGATGCGCATGGCTTATATGAAAGATTTGGTTTTACTGCGTTGTCCGATCCGGGTATAATGATGGAAAAAATCAATAAATAG
- a CDS encoding TonB-dependent receptor yields MNKLFLLLLLFISGSVWGQQKYTLSGYIRDAASGESLVGASVRLQQNPSQGSAANNYGFYSITLAPGTYTLIAQYLGYRAQEIKITLTYNQQQDILLEVASVEVEEVVISDKRPDEQVKSTQLGQVVLPIQQIKTLPVLFGETDILKTIQLLPGIKSGGEGNTGFYVRGGGADQNLILLDEAVVYNPGHLFNFFSVFNGDAIRNTTVIKGNMPARYGSRLASVIDISMKEGNKDQLRAEGGVGIIASRFLVEGPLARQKASFMLSGRRTYLDVLANPFLKNTAQGGVPYSFYDLNGKINYTLSRQDRLYLSGYLGNDKGAFDLSDGRFQADFDWGNKIAVARWNHLFSDKLFLNVSGIYNQYRFIFDSHFDNYSSKLDTGVKDVGVKVDFDYYPSVRHTLQYGLHLTRHLVTPRTGTAQTEEGVDFSTDRVRRKQVYEAAVYVSDDWAVSERLALNIGLRLSGLRQTGPFTQFNFNQTGRLVDSVTYAANQKVKDYLAWEPRFSWRYSVSKTASVKAGISRNAQYLHLVSNAYTALPVDIWVPSSALVKPQFSWQYAGGYFQNFKNNAYEASVEVYYKTLDNQLEYREGYVPGPLNKDLEYEFVVGHGRSYGAEFFIRKNQGKWQGWLGYAVARTTRTFPDLNNGKAFPARSDRRHDLSLVTSYQYNTNWTLGGTFTLGTGQSVTLPERRYVIEDAVIYQYGARNGFRMQPTHRLDLSATYQKKKPGWLQTSWTFAVYNAYGRHNPFFYYIDNEGSPYADSLTMQAKKVSVFPFPIPSVTWNFSF; encoded by the coding sequence TTGAATAAGCTCTTTTTACTCTTACTTTTATTTATTTCGGGCTCCGTTTGGGGGCAGCAAAAATATACGCTTAGTGGTTATATTCGGGATGCCGCCTCGGGCGAAAGCTTAGTGGGGGCATCCGTACGCCTTCAACAAAACCCCAGTCAAGGGAGCGCGGCCAATAATTACGGCTTCTATTCCATTACCCTTGCTCCGGGAACCTACACCCTAATCGCGCAGTATTTAGGCTACCGCGCCCAGGAAATTAAAATTACCTTAACTTACAACCAGCAACAAGACATTCTGTTGGAGGTAGCCTCGGTGGAGGTAGAAGAAGTCGTGATCTCGGATAAGCGGCCCGATGAGCAGGTAAAAAGCACGCAACTCGGCCAGGTAGTTTTGCCTATCCAACAAATTAAAACTTTACCGGTATTATTTGGCGAAACCGATATTTTAAAAACCATTCAATTACTGCCCGGCATCAAGTCGGGTGGCGAGGGCAATACCGGATTTTACGTGCGCGGTGGTGGTGCCGATCAAAATTTAATTTTGCTCGACGAAGCGGTGGTGTATAATCCAGGTCATTTATTTAATTTTTTCTCTGTGTTCAACGGCGATGCTATCCGCAACACCACGGTTATTAAAGGCAATATGCCAGCGCGCTACGGTAGTCGCTTAGCCTCCGTGATAGACATCAGCATGAAAGAAGGAAACAAAGATCAGTTGCGGGCCGAAGGCGGCGTGGGTATAATTGCTTCCCGGTTTTTAGTAGAAGGCCCGCTGGCGCGGCAAAAAGCTTCCTTTATGCTTTCTGGTAGGCGAACTTATTTAGACGTGCTGGCCAATCCTTTTTTAAAAAATACTGCTCAAGGCGGAGTCCCCTACTCTTTTTACGACTTAAACGGCAAGATTAATTATACTCTTTCGCGCCAAGACCGCTTATATTTAAGTGGTTACCTGGGCAACGATAAAGGAGCCTTTGACTTATCCGATGGCCGCTTTCAGGCAGATTTTGATTGGGGAAATAAAATAGCCGTGGCGCGTTGGAATCATCTTTTTTCTGATAAGCTGTTCTTAAATGTATCCGGCATTTATAACCAATACCGCTTTATTTTTGATTCGCACTTTGATAATTACAGTTCTAAACTAGATACCGGCGTAAAAGATGTGGGTGTAAAAGTAGATTTTGATTATTACCCTTCCGTGCGGCACACACTGCAATACGGCTTGCACCTTACCCGGCATTTAGTAACTCCTCGGACGGGCACCGCCCAAACCGAAGAAGGAGTAGATTTTTCGACGGATCGGGTTCGCCGCAAGCAAGTATACGAAGCTGCCGTCTACGTTTCGGATGATTGGGCCGTATCGGAACGATTAGCTTTGAATATAGGCTTGCGCCTGAGTGGTTTGCGCCAAACCGGACCTTTTACCCAGTTTAACTTTAACCAAACGGGCCGCCTGGTTGATTCTGTTACCTATGCCGCCAACCAAAAAGTAAAAGATTACCTGGCCTGGGAGCCGCGATTTTCCTGGCGGTATTCTGTTTCTAAAACCGCCTCGGTAAAGGCAGGAATATCCCGGAATGCGCAGTATTTGCATTTAGTGTCTAACGCCTATACCGCTTTGCCCGTTGATATTTGGGTACCGAGTTCGGCTTTGGTAAAACCGCAGTTTTCGTGGCAATATGCGGGCGGGTATTTTCAAAATTTTAAAAATAATGCCTACGAAGCTTCTGTGGAAGTGTATTACAAGACCCTGGATAACCAACTGGAATACCGCGAAGGCTACGTGCCCGGTCCTTTAAATAAAGATTTAGAGTACGAGTTTGTAGTGGGCCATGGACGCTCATACGGGGCTGAGTTTTTTATCCGGAAAAATCAGGGCAAGTGGCAAGGTTGGTTAGGTTATGCTGTCGCACGTACTACCCGCACTTTCCCGGATTTAAATAACGGAAAAGCTTTTCCGGCCCGTTCTGACCGGCGCCACGACTTGTCTTTGGTAACTTCCTATCAGTATAATACGAACTGGACCTTGGGCGGAACTTTTACTTTAGGCACTGGCCAATCGGTAACTTTACCCGAACGGCGTTACGTGATCGAAGATGCCGTTATTTACCAATACGGAGCTCGTAATGGTTTCCGGATGCAGCCCACTCACCGTTTAGACTTATCGGCCACTTACCAGAAAAAAAAGCCGGGTTGGTTGCAAACCAGCTGGACTTTTGCCGTTTATAATGCCTACGGCCGGCATAATCCTTTCTTTTATTACATCGATAACGAGGGAAGCCCTTACGCCGATTCTTTAACCATGCAGGCTAAAAAAGTAAGTGTGTTTCCTTTTCCAATACCCTCGGTAACTTGGAATTTTAGTTTCTGA
- a CDS encoding DUF4249 family protein — MKFFLNFWLNLSCSLLLISCEEDIAIDLAAGEEKFVVQGHIEQNAPPYVILSRSIPVFGSAVTEAFVNAIVHRAAITIRSAGRVYPLQEVLLTSLPTDQQQIISEQFGFPLPIETNSPLAKVTVYTSPDLKGEIGNTYHLQITAEGKTLSATTTIPTPTPVDSLWFRPHPNPKNDSLVTLWYRYPDPDTLGNNVRFFTSRPSEPFYPGYQASVLTDEFVNGRTIEFPLERGYPKSAKVDLETYSYFKKGDTVRLKWAAIDYQHYQFWFTLEADRASNGNPFGFPTTVRSNVTGGLGIWGGYGVSRHTVISR, encoded by the coding sequence ATGAAGTTTTTTTTAAATTTTTGGTTAAATCTAAGCTGTAGTTTATTGCTGATTAGTTGCGAAGAAGATATTGCCATTGATTTGGCCGCGGGCGAAGAAAAATTTGTGGTGCAGGGCCATATCGAGCAAAATGCGCCACCGTATGTTATTTTGAGCCGCAGTATTCCGGTATTTGGTTCGGCCGTAACCGAGGCATTTGTAAATGCTATTGTGCACCGGGCTGCCATTACAATACGGTCTGCCGGTAGGGTTTACCCTTTGCAAGAAGTGCTGCTCACTAGCTTACCCACTGACCAGCAACAAATTATTAGTGAACAGTTTGGCTTTCCTCTGCCCATTGAAACCAATTCGCCGCTAGCGAAAGTAACCGTTTATACTTCTCCGGATTTAAAAGGCGAAATTGGAAATACCTACCACCTGCAAATTACCGCGGAAGGTAAGACCTTAAGTGCCACTACCACCATACCCACTCCTACGCCGGTAGATTCTTTGTGGTTTCGGCCGCATCCTAATCCTAAAAACGATAGCTTGGTAACGTTGTGGTACCGGTACCCGGATCCCGATACGTTAGGTAATAACGTCCGGTTTTTTACCAGCCGGCCATCCGAACCGTTTTACCCCGGCTACCAGGCTTCGGTGTTAACCGATGAATTTGTAAATGGCCGCACTATTGAATTTCCTTTAGAACGGGGTTACCCGAAATCCGCGAAAGTAGACCTGGAAACCTACAGTTATTTTAAAAAAGGCGATACGGTGCGTTTAAAATGGGCCGCGATCGACTACCAACATTACCAATTCTGGTTTACGCTGGAGGCCGACCGGGCCAGCAATGGTAATCCCTTCGGCTTTCCGACTACCGTGCGCTCTAATGTTACCGGTGGCTTAGGAATATGGGGCGGTTACGGGGTAAGCCGGCATACGGTAATCAGCCGCTAA
- a CDS encoding riboflavin synthase: protein MFTGIIETLGRVKSIRAENTNKHFTIQAEITPELKIDQSVSHNGVCLTVVAIQNQEYTVTAIQETLQKTNLNSLHPGDLVNLERCMQANGRFDGHVVQGHVDQIGTCLAVVDQNGSWLYTFAYDTTAGNIIVEKGSICVNGISLTVVNSQRNQFSVAIIPYTYEHTNLQNVRAGSTVNLEFDIIGKYVAKLLGK from the coding sequence GTGTTCACCGGCATCATCGAAACCCTCGGACGTGTAAAAAGCATCCGGGCAGAAAATACGAATAAACATTTTACCATACAGGCGGAGATTACCCCGGAGTTAAAGATCGACCAAAGTGTGTCGCACAATGGCGTTTGTTTAACCGTGGTGGCTATTCAAAACCAGGAATACACTGTAACGGCTATCCAGGAAACCTTACAGAAAACCAATCTAAATAGCTTACACCCCGGCGACTTGGTAAATCTGGAACGCTGCATGCAAGCCAATGGCCGCTTCGACGGGCACGTAGTACAGGGCCACGTAGATCAGATAGGTACTTGCTTAGCGGTAGTTGATCAGAACGGGAGTTGGCTGTATACCTTTGCATACGATACTACTGCGGGCAATATTATCGTGGAAAAAGGTTCTATTTGCGTGAATGGGATTAGTTTAACAGTAGTTAATTCGCAGCGTAATCAATTTTCGGTAGCCATTATCCCGTATACTTATGAGCACACTAATCTGCAAAATGTGCGGGCCGGCAGCACCGTAAACCTGGAGTTTGATATTATTGGTAAATACGTAGCTAAACTTTTAGGCAAATAG
- a CDS encoding sugar transferase, producing the protein MPFIYGYHFFKTLFVRKVNKITFVFTDFIAAFLAWVLFFILRKIILEEGVIHLPWSLLSNAAIIASFWTLLYALTGQYREVFRKSRVKEILNLAQISFVGGVIIFFVLLLDDEGVYNYQAYYKTIATYLFVHFFTSALCKTLAITHNQNLVKQGKVYFNTLIIGSNSNARDVYKELEKNNRHLGLQIKGFVHVFDSFGHFYEDELCNLGPYRAIADLIKLHQIEEVIIAIEPQEHEKITEILSLLEGENVRISILPDVYQILLGSVKVNHLFGTPLIEVKQDLMPVWQEILKRAADIAVSLFFMLFFCWVYFIIALLVKLSSPGNIIYRQERIGKSGRPFYIYKFRSMFADAETNGPALSSDLDPRVTPWGRFMRKVRLDELPQFYNVLVGEMSLVGPRPERQYFIDQIVLAAPQYKHLLRVRPGITSLGLVKFGYAQNVEEMVKRLKYDILYIENMSLAMDFRVLLYTIKVIVEGRGK; encoded by the coding sequence GTGCCTTTCATTTACGGCTACCATTTTTTTAAAACGCTGTTTGTGCGTAAAGTAAACAAGATAACTTTTGTATTCACCGACTTCATAGCCGCTTTTTTGGCTTGGGTTCTGTTTTTTATTCTCCGCAAAATTATTCTGGAGGAAGGAGTGATTCATCTCCCGTGGTCCTTGCTGAGTAATGCCGCCATTATTGCTTCTTTCTGGACTTTATTGTACGCTTTAACGGGTCAGTACCGCGAAGTATTTCGCAAATCCCGGGTGAAGGAAATCTTAAACCTGGCGCAAATTTCGTTCGTTGGGGGTGTTATTATTTTTTTTGTATTACTCCTGGACGATGAAGGCGTTTATAATTACCAGGCTTATTATAAAACCATTGCCACCTATTTATTTGTTCATTTTTTTACCTCGGCTTTATGTAAAACCCTAGCCATTACCCACAACCAGAATTTAGTAAAACAAGGCAAAGTTTATTTTAATACCTTAATTATTGGCTCCAACAGCAATGCCCGGGATGTTTACAAAGAACTGGAAAAAAACAACCGCCACTTAGGCTTACAAATAAAAGGTTTTGTGCACGTGTTTGATTCTTTCGGCCATTTTTACGAAGACGAATTATGCAATTTGGGTCCTTACCGCGCTATTGCTGATTTAATTAAATTACACCAGATCGAAGAAGTAATTATTGCCATTGAACCACAGGAGCACGAAAAAATTACCGAAATTTTAAGTTTACTCGAAGGCGAAAATGTACGCATCAGCATATTGCCCGATGTTTACCAGATTTTACTGGGCTCCGTTAAGGTAAATCACTTATTCGGTACGCCGCTGATTGAAGTAAAACAAGACTTAATGCCGGTCTGGCAGGAAATCTTGAAACGAGCTGCGGACATTGCTGTTTCTTTATTTTTTATGCTTTTTTTCTGCTGGGTGTATTTTATAATTGCCTTATTGGTAAAATTATCGTCGCCGGGTAATATTATTTACCGCCAGGAACGCATTGGCAAGAGCGGCCGCCCTTTTTACATTTATAAGTTTCGGAGCATGTTTGCCGATGCCGAAACCAACGGCCCGGCCCTTTCTTCGGACCTGGACCCCCGCGTAACCCCTTGGGGCCGTTTTATGCGCAAAGTACGCCTCGACGAATTGCCGCAGTTTTATAATGTGCTGGTAGGAGAAATGTCGTTGGTGGGCCCGCGGCCGGAACGGCAATATTTTATCGACCAAATTGTACTGGCGGCTCCGCAATACAAACACTTATTGCGGGTGCGCCCCGGAATTACTTCGTTGGGTTTAGTAAAATTTGGCTATGCGCAAAACGTAGAGGAAATGGTAAAACGCTTAAAATACGACATCTTATACATCGAAAACATGTCGCTGGCCATGGATTTCCGGGTGCTGTTGTATACCATTAAAGTGATTGTGGAAGGCCGGGGGAAATAA
- a CDS encoding protein-L-isoaspartate(D-aspartate) O-methyltransferase → MHTDTYRHKGMRKVLVKLLKEKGITDERVLQAIAKVPRHFFFEKMFLEHAYQDKAFPIGEGQTISQPYTVAYQTELLQLNSHDKVLEIGTGSGYQCCILLEITPYVYTIEYNQVLFQKALQFFKKNNLNPHTFCGDGSEGLPQEAPFDKILVTAGAPVIPKSLLAQLKVGGALVIPVGDEQSQKMVRVVRETSDEFTREVFNNFKFVPLLGKSGWNK, encoded by the coding sequence ATGCATACAGATACGTACCGGCACAAAGGAATGCGCAAAGTTCTGGTAAAACTCCTGAAAGAAAAAGGAATTACAGACGAGCGGGTTTTACAAGCCATTGCCAAAGTGCCCCGGCATTTTTTCTTTGAAAAAATGTTTCTGGAACATGCCTATCAGGATAAAGCTTTTCCGATTGGGGAGGGCCAAACCATTTCGCAGCCGTATACGGTGGCTTACCAAACCGAATTATTACAATTAAACTCCCACGACAAGGTTCTAGAAATTGGCACGGGGTCGGGTTACCAATGTTGCATTTTGCTCGAGATAACGCCCTACGTGTATACCATTGAATACAACCAGGTTTTATTTCAGAAAGCATTGCAATTTTTTAAAAAAAACAACTTAAACCCACATACTTTCTGCGGCGACGGCTCGGAAGGTTTGCCCCAGGAGGCTCCTTTCGATAAAATTCTGGTAACCGCGGGGGCACCTGTTATTCCCAAAAGTTTACTGGCGCAATTAAAAGTAGGCGGGGCTTTAGTTATTCCGGTCGGCGATGAACAAAGCCAGAAAATGGTGCGCGTCGTGCGGGAAACCAGCGATGAATTTACCCGCGAAGTATTTAATAATTTTAAATTTGTGCCCCTATTGGGCAAATCAGGCTGGAATAAGTAA
- a CDS encoding acyl-CoA thioesterase, translating to MANRKQKSVKESFTTMTELVLPNDTNTMNNLMGGRLMHWLDIVSAISAQKHSNRIVVTASVDNISFKQSIKLGNVITMEAQVTRSFNTSMEVHVNVWAEDIPSGTKTKSNEAFLTFVALDQTGSPIDVPEALPETDKEISLYEGALRRRQLRLVLAGRMKPHEAKELKSIFNLDEKVPE from the coding sequence ATGGCAAACCGGAAACAGAAGAGCGTTAAAGAATCATTTACTACCATGACGGAATTGGTATTGCCCAATGATACCAATACCATGAATAATTTAATGGGCGGTCGGCTGATGCACTGGTTAGATATTGTTTCGGCCATTTCGGCCCAAAAACATTCTAACCGCATTGTGGTAACGGCTTCCGTGGATAATATTTCTTTTAAGCAAAGCATCAAATTAGGCAATGTTATCACCATGGAAGCCCAGGTAACCCGTTCTTTTAATACCTCCATGGAGGTACACGTAAATGTGTGGGCCGAAGATATTCCATCCGGAACCAAAACAAAAAGCAACGAAGCTTTTCTTACTTTTGTGGCATTAGATCAAACGGGTTCCCCTATTGATGTGCCGGAAGCTTTGCCCGAAACAGATAAAGAAATTAGTTTGTACGAGGGTGCTTTGCGCCGCCGCCAGCTGCGCTTAGTTTTGGCGGGCCGCATGAAACCGCACGAAGCCAAAGAATTAAAATCTATTTTTAACCTGGATGAAAAAGTACCGGAATAA
- a CDS encoding TlpA disulfide reductase family protein, with the protein MKKVVLVLAVPLAFLGACNKIGSKNGVDSGSYKIYGKLNNQSSGKVYLSELGEQQFVYKDTATVLNDGSFTFEGKVNEPTVYRISLTDQNMLLLMLDNKEIQVEADAKDLRKTYAIKGSEEAQLFKQLTDKLDKMQTAGMQLQQRSTKANESNNEDSIKVIQGAYMSMQKSNASMIKSFIRQHQKTAVSAFATLNLLNPESDLAFADSMATLFNKNLPESQYTKALVKKLEPLKTLAVGKAAPDITLPTPDGKSLSLSSLKGKYVLVDFWASWCGPCRQENPNVVRMYNKYKAKGFEIFGVSLDNSREKWLGAIQKDQLTWPHVSDLKGWESAAAQLYNIQAIPQTVLLDREGKIIARNLRGPELEAKVAELLN; encoded by the coding sequence ATGAAAAAAGTAGTGTTAGTGCTGGCTGTGCCGCTGGCCTTTTTAGGAGCTTGTAATAAAATAGGTTCTAAAAACGGGGTAGATAGTGGCAGCTATAAAATTTACGGCAAATTAAATAACCAAAGTTCGGGTAAAGTATATTTGAGCGAGCTAGGGGAGCAGCAATTTGTTTATAAAGATACGGCTACCGTGCTCAACGATGGTTCATTTACCTTCGAAGGTAAAGTGAATGAGCCCACCGTATACCGCATTTCTTTAACTGACCAGAACATGCTTTTATTAATGCTGGACAATAAAGAAATACAAGTAGAAGCCGATGCCAAAGATTTGCGGAAGACCTACGCCATTAAAGGATCGGAAGAAGCGCAGTTGTTTAAGCAACTCACCGATAAGCTAGATAAAATGCAGACGGCTGGCATGCAGTTGCAGCAACGTTCCACGAAGGCTAACGAATCCAATAACGAAGATTCTATTAAAGTTATCCAGGGAGCTTACATGAGCATGCAAAAAAGCAATGCCTCCATGATTAAGAGCTTTATCCGGCAGCACCAGAAAACCGCAGTTTCGGCTTTTGCTACCTTAAACTTGTTAAATCCGGAATCCGATTTAGCTTTTGCCGATAGCATGGCGACTTTGTTTAACAAAAACCTGCCCGAATCGCAGTACACCAAAGCATTAGTCAAAAAGCTGGAACCGCTTAAAACGCTGGCGGTGGGCAAAGCTGCCCCCGATATTACTTTGCCAACGCCCGATGGTAAATCGCTGTCCTTATCTTCCTTAAAAGGCAAATACGTGCTAGTAGACTTTTGGGCGTCGTGGTGCGGGCCTTGTCGTCAGGAAAACCCCAACGTGGTCCGGATGTATAATAAATACAAAGCCAAAGGGTTCGAGATTTTTGGGGTTTCGCTGGATAACTCCCGCGAAAAATGGCTGGGTGCCATCCAAAAAGATCAACTTACCTGGCCACACGTTTCGGATCTAAAAGGCTGGGAAAGTGCTGCCGCGCAACTGTATAACATACAGGCTATTCCGCAAACGGTATTGCTGGACCGGGAAGGTAAAATTATTGCCCGCAACTTACGCGGCCCCGAGTTGGAAGCGAAAGTAGCCGAATTGTTAAACTAA